Proteins from a single region of Pseudodesulfovibrio portus:
- a CDS encoding DMT family transporter produces the protein MTGLLYVLAAAFMWGMIGVFTKYILAEEVSALEIAFWRAIIGWLFFLAHALVAGQARAHRKDLPALFGFGFVCVTMFYGAYQLAIRDVGMALAAVLLYTAPAWVALLSCIVLKERMTPIKAACVAMTIAGVAAISLGPKLISDAAFDLNLFGLAAGLVSGFTYALYYILGKKFLYRYPTPTIFVYALPFGALLLLPFVDFTPKSVQAWMLLAGLALVTSYGAFSMYYAGLKRMEATHASIIATFEPVVAAVLAFLLFGEKFSLPGYLGSTLIIGAVFLVIMTGRKAPQPVAEKA, from the coding sequence ATGACAGGTCTGCTCTATGTCCTGGCCGCAGCTTTCATGTGGGGAATGATCGGCGTCTTCACCAAGTATATCCTGGCCGAGGAGGTATCCGCCCTGGAGATCGCCTTCTGGCGGGCCATCATCGGCTGGCTGTTCTTCCTGGCCCACGCCCTCGTTGCCGGACAGGCCAGAGCGCACCGCAAGGATCTGCCCGCCCTGTTCGGCTTCGGCTTCGTCTGCGTGACCATGTTCTACGGGGCCTATCAACTGGCCATCCGCGACGTGGGCATGGCCCTGGCGGCGGTCCTGCTTTACACGGCCCCCGCCTGGGTCGCGCTGCTGTCCTGCATCGTGCTCAAGGAGCGCATGACCCCGATCAAGGCGGCCTGTGTGGCCATGACCATCGCGGGCGTGGCCGCTATCAGCCTCGGGCCCAAGCTCATCAGTGACGCCGCTTTTGACCTGAACCTTTTCGGGCTCGCGGCCGGGCTGGTGTCCGGCTTCACTTACGCCCTGTATTACATACTTGGAAAGAAGTTCCTCTACCGCTACCCGACCCCGACCATCTTTGTGTACGCCCTGCCCTTCGGCGCGCTGCTCCTCCTGCCGTTCGTCGACTTCACGCCCAAGTCCGTCCAGGCGTGGATGCTCCTGGCCGGGTTGGCCCTGGTCACGTCATATGGCGCCTTTTCCATGTATTACGCGGGACTCAAGCGGATGGAGGCGACCCATGCCTCGATCATCGCCACTTTCGAGCCCGTGGTGGCCGCAGTGCTCGCCTTCCTGCTCTTCGGCGAGAAGTTCTCCCTGCCCGGATACCTGGGCAGCACCCTGATCATCGGGGCCGTTTTCCTGGTCATCATGACCGGCAGAAAAGCCCCGCAACCGGTGGCGGAAAAGGCGTAA
- a CDS encoding UvrD-helicase domain-containing protein — protein sequence MSELRQVKASAGAGKTYQLTRRFLALLEGSDPDAVPFVCANRTGKGFAWPEIMAVTFTNKAAAEMKERVVSGLKEIALESGGHADVCSPETAGRTLGAILRRYHRLNIRTIDSLLALLLRLFALEFGVRPDFEIIFNQDELFETVFDHFVALCETSEVENDLLADALDTLIRSEGRSGFWVQDTVRKRLAELVQFLDTAPDSLLVDKDRIKDLLIAEFAEFKTAVDNMSAFLEDAGLPVGKHFLNFLDKCTAAEAFDPVPDSAMIQKESFRDCVNAKGKDSVDNVAEAHYARLQMAWTRYRSAHPLLTGAFYLAPAIEIAVRLDNGMEVLQRQQGTVLNAGVARRIAHLLDSDAVVSEAYCRLGCRLHHLLVDEFQDTSRDQWNAVTPLASECLAKGGSLYCVGDVKQAIYGWRGGDSTLFEGIAAQPELAPLAETVDAGSLPDNWRSFRNVVEFNNDFFSHLEDEELARELADDLFRSAPDDFRCEFARALATGFADCAQGVPDKHADTDGYVRMERIPGGRNSDVEDQALERLDGLMDDLVARRRYRDMGILVRSHSHAELVCDLLVRKNIPVITENSLQLDRHPVVRQLAGFLAFLDYPRDDLAFMTFIMGEEVFLAETGLDSADVLDWLTQAKRNPLGVRFRKDFPDQWQRYIEPFYNQSGLMTPYDLTREAIRVFRVLERHPESELYVRRFLEVVHLAEENGYTSLSNFLEYWAENSDQEKVPLPDNIDAVRIMTIHKSKGLEFPVVIVPFHHWKADNDKSYTLMDYRDHTLLAPLRKDMGRAYLESMGRVMREQLNLLYVAWTRAREELYGFFAEPSASTPAQVAINRFLDLDDNGIFERGSTPAETHPAAPTPRPVPQPLPEAEPVVGLMEWLPRLRVYRHNLEEYFFNERMRGEVAHRVMEHLLVTGRDADDAQRAIRLAMADFPALGSLPQDDLARLGSDLEAMTLWALSQPDLRAWLDRGVREPEVMDSDGEFKRFDLLCRDGGTVIVDFKTGRQDPKNHDQVREYMTIMRTMENVDPKGYLVYLDQREIVQVEAN from the coding sequence ATGTCGGAACTCAGGCAGGTCAAAGCGTCCGCCGGTGCGGGCAAGACATACCAGCTCACACGCCGTTTCCTGGCGCTGCTCGAAGGTTCCGACCCCGACGCCGTCCCGTTCGTCTGCGCCAACCGGACCGGCAAGGGATTCGCCTGGCCGGAAATCATGGCCGTGACCTTCACCAACAAGGCCGCCGCCGAGATGAAGGAGCGGGTGGTCTCCGGGCTCAAGGAAATCGCCCTGGAATCCGGCGGCCATGCAGACGTCTGCTCGCCCGAAACCGCCGGGCGGACCCTCGGCGCAATCCTGCGCCGCTACCACCGGCTCAACATCCGCACCATCGACTCCCTGCTCGCCCTGCTCCTGCGCCTCTTCGCCCTGGAATTCGGCGTGCGCCCGGACTTCGAGATCATCTTCAACCAGGACGAGCTGTTCGAAACCGTGTTCGACCACTTCGTCGCCCTGTGCGAAACCAGCGAAGTGGAAAACGACCTCCTGGCCGACGCCCTGGACACCCTGATCCGATCCGAGGGGCGGAGCGGATTCTGGGTACAGGACACCGTGCGCAAGCGGCTGGCCGAGTTGGTGCAGTTCCTCGACACCGCGCCGGACTCCCTGCTGGTGGACAAGGACCGCATCAAGGACCTGCTCATCGCCGAATTCGCCGAATTCAAGACGGCGGTGGACAACATGAGCGCTTTCCTGGAGGACGCAGGATTGCCCGTGGGCAAGCATTTCCTGAATTTTCTGGACAAATGCACGGCGGCCGAGGCCTTTGACCCCGTGCCCGACTCCGCCATGATCCAGAAGGAATCCTTCCGCGACTGCGTCAACGCCAAGGGCAAGGACAGCGTGGACAACGTGGCCGAGGCCCACTACGCCCGGTTGCAGATGGCCTGGACTCGCTACCGGTCCGCCCATCCCCTGCTCACCGGGGCCTTTTACCTGGCTCCGGCCATCGAGATCGCCGTACGGTTGGACAACGGCATGGAGGTGCTGCAACGCCAGCAGGGAACCGTGCTCAACGCGGGCGTGGCCCGGCGCATCGCCCACCTGCTCGACTCCGACGCGGTAGTGTCCGAGGCTTACTGCCGCTTGGGCTGCCGATTGCACCACCTGCTGGTGGATGAATTCCAGGACACCAGCCGTGACCAGTGGAACGCGGTCACGCCCCTGGCCTCGGAATGCCTGGCCAAGGGAGGCTCCCTGTACTGCGTGGGCGACGTCAAGCAGGCCATCTACGGCTGGCGCGGCGGCGACTCCACCCTCTTCGAAGGCATCGCCGCCCAACCCGAACTCGCGCCCCTGGCCGAGACCGTGGACGCGGGCAGCCTGCCCGACAACTGGCGCAGCTTCCGCAACGTGGTCGAATTCAACAACGACTTTTTCAGCCACCTCGAGGACGAGGAGCTGGCCAGGGAACTGGCTGACGATTTGTTCCGTTCCGCGCCCGACGACTTCCGGTGCGAGTTCGCACGCGCCCTGGCGACCGGCTTCGCCGACTGCGCCCAAGGCGTACCCGACAAGCACGCCGACACCGACGGCTACGTGCGCATGGAACGAATCCCCGGTGGTCGGAACAGCGACGTCGAAGATCAGGCCCTGGAACGGCTGGACGGGCTCATGGACGACCTCGTTGCCCGGCGCCGCTACCGCGACATGGGCATCCTGGTCCGGTCCCACAGCCACGCCGAGTTGGTCTGCGACCTGCTGGTGCGCAAGAACATCCCCGTCATCACGGAAAACTCGCTGCAACTGGACCGCCACCCCGTTGTCCGCCAGCTTGCCGGATTCCTGGCTTTCCTCGACTATCCCCGCGACGACCTGGCGTTCATGACCTTCATCATGGGCGAGGAGGTGTTCCTGGCCGAAACCGGGTTGGACAGCGCCGACGTGCTCGACTGGCTCACCCAGGCGAAACGGAATCCGCTGGGCGTCCGGTTCCGCAAGGATTTCCCCGACCAGTGGCAGCGGTACATCGAACCGTTCTACAACCAGTCCGGGCTGATGACGCCCTACGACCTGACGCGGGAGGCAATCCGGGTCTTCCGCGTGCTTGAGCGCCACCCCGAATCGGAGCTGTACGTCCGGCGCTTCCTCGAAGTGGTCCACCTGGCCGAAGAGAACGGCTACACGTCGCTGAGCAATTTTCTGGAATACTGGGCCGAAAATTCGGACCAGGAAAAGGTGCCCCTGCCGGACAACATCGACGCAGTGCGCATCATGACCATCCACAAGTCCAAGGGGCTGGAATTCCCGGTGGTCATTGTCCCGTTCCACCACTGGAAGGCGGACAACGACAAAAGCTACACCCTCATGGACTACCGGGATCACACCCTGCTCGCCCCCCTGCGCAAGGACATGGGACGGGCCTACCTCGAAAGCATGGGACGGGTCATGCGCGAACAGCTCAACCTGCTCTATGTGGCCTGGACCCGCGCCCGCGAGGAGTTGTACGGCTTCTTTGCGGAGCCCTCCGCGTCCACCCCTGCCCAGGTTGCCATCAACCGCTTCCTGGACCTCGACGACAACGGCATATTTGAACGCGGGAGCACTCCCGCCGAGACTCACCCCGCCGCGCCGACGCCCCGGCCCGTACCGCAACCCCTGCCGGAGGCCGAACCGGTCGTGGGCCTCATGGAATGGCTGCCCAGGCTGCGCGTCTATCGCCACAACCTGGAGGAATATTTCTTCAACGAACGGATGCGCGGCGAAGTGGCCCACCGGGTCATGGAGCATCTGCTGGTCACAGGCAGGGACGCGGACGACGCGCAACGGGCCATCCGTCTGGCCATGGCCGATTTTCCGGCTCTGGGCTCCCTGCCCCAAGACGACCTTGCCCGGCTGGGTTCGGACCTTGAGGCCATGACCCTGTGGGCGCTGTCGCAACCGGACCTGCGCGCCTGGCTGGACAGGGGCGTCCGCGAGCCCGAAGTCATGGACTCGGACGGCGAATTCAAACGATTCGATCTGCTCTGCCGGGACGGGGGGACCGTGATCGTGGACTTCAAGACCGGTCGCCAGGACCCGAAGAATCACGACCAGGTGCGTGAATACATGACCATCATGCGGACAATGGAGAACGTCGACCCCAAAGGGTATCTCGTCTACCTGGACCAACGTGAGATCGTCCAAGTGGAGGCAAACTAG